Proteins encoded by one window of Pelecanus crispus isolate bPelCri1 chromosome 8, bPelCri1.pri, whole genome shotgun sequence:
- the PRR7 gene encoding proline-rich protein 7, which translates to MVMSQGTYTFLTCFAGFWLIWGLIVLLCCFCSYLRRRVKRQQEERLREQSLRALELEPLHYEGYGGSPPGIAIPHRLRLEPHHHHPHHIPPPRPWSCRHESDLSKPPCYEEALLMAEPPPPYSEVLMDTRGLYRKINAPFLSHERLEKQEQPPSYKPLFLDAGYGSALHLPRSASPGPACPDLYLQAECSPRMFPSWTDSELSSRDTYEPGPWHLPVSMPLFGRTTAV; encoded by the exons ATGGTGATGTCCCAGGGCACCTACACCTTCCTCACCTGCTTCGCGGGCTTCTGGCTCATCTGGGGGCTCATcgtgctgctgtgctgcttctgcagctacCTGCGGCGGCGGGTGAAACGGCAGCAGGAGGAGCGGCTGCGGGAGCAGAGCCTGCGCGCGCTGGAGCTGGAGCCACTGCACTACGAGGGTTAcgggggcagcccccccggcaTCGCCATTCCCCACCGCCTCCGCCTCGAGCCCCACCATCATCACCCCCACCACATCCCGCCCCCCCGGCCTTGGAGCTGCCGGCATG AGTCAGACCTGTCGAAGCCGCCGTGCTACGAAGAGGCGCTGCTGATGGCAGAGCCCCCCCCGCCATACAGCGAGGTGCTGATGGACACGCGGGGGCTCTACCGCAAAATCAACGCCCCCTTCCTGAGCCACGAGCGGCTGGagaagcaggagcagccccCCAGCTACAAACCCCTTTTCCTGGATGCCGGCTACGGTTCGGCACTGCACCTGCCCCGCTCggccagccctggccctgcctgcccggACCTTTACCTGCAGGCAGAGTGCTCCCCCCGCATGTTTCCCAGCTGGACGGACTCGGAGCTCAGCAGCAGGGACACCTACGAGCCGGGACCCTGGCACCTCCCGGTCTCCATGCCCCTCTTTGGCAGGACTACCGCTGTCTAA
- the DBN1 gene encoding drebrin isoform X1 — MAGVGFAAHRLELLASYQDVIGEDSPTDWALYTYEDGSDDLKLAASGGGGLLELSGHFEIQKVMYGFCSVKDPQAVLPKYVLVNWVGEDVPDARKCACASHVAKIAEFFQGVDVIVNASSVEDIDPGAIGQRLSNGLARVSSPVLHRLRLREDENAEPVGTTYQKTDATVEMKRLNREQFWEQAKKEEELRKEEERKKALDARLRFEQERMEQERLEQEERERRYREREEQIEEHRRKQQSMEAEEARQRLKEQSIFGEQQEEDDRQQLRKSESEVEEAAAIIAQRPDNPRDFFKQQERVASGSSDAVSPGSHRIGRLHCPFIKTADSGPPSSSSSSSSPPRTPFPYITCHRTPNLSSFFPCSHSDAYRKASAAGCSPCESSPAATLLGEPGTRASGDETPATPKESPSPSTQEPGPAAPEQHWPFPGPEDKATEPPGDEPSPRPAWTAGGDALGDLVTLEPTEPSPPPAAAEPQPGETPNPESLIDLWQSDGATPAAAWPLPAAPVPEGPPAALPDEGALLSLDELPEPPATFCDAEQEEEEEEEEAAAGGGDTQPRGLGCQRASQEDAPGRETPPITNGEMVPKDGTPGRGEQASEGYFSQSQEEEVPPTEEPSAKAPQPVFYNKPPEIDITCWDTDPLPEEEESFGGAL, encoded by the exons GGCCCTCTACACGTACGAGGATGGCTCTGATGACCTGAAGCTGGCAGCATCAGGAG GTGGGGGTTTGCTGGAGCTTTCTGGCCACTTTGAGATCCAGAAGGTGATGTATGGCTTCTGCAGCGTCAAGGACCCCCAGGCTGTGCTCCCTAAATATGTCCTCGTCAACTGG GTGGGCGAGGACGTGCCGGACGCCCGCAAATGTGCCTGCGCCAGTCACGTGGCCAAGATCGCCGAGTTCTTCCAG GGTGTGGATGTCATTGTCAACGCCAGCAGCGTGGAGGACATCGACCCGGGGGCCATCGGGCAGCGGCTCTCCAACGGGCTGGCCCGCGTCTCCAGCCCGGTGCTGCACCGCCTGCGGCTGCGGGAGGACGAGAACGCCGAGCCCGTG GGCACCACTTACCAGAAAACCGATGCCACCGTGGAGATGAAGCGGCTTAACCGGGAGCAGTTCTGGGAACAGGCCAAG AAAGAGGAGGAATTGCGTAAGGAGGAGGAGCGGAAAAAGGCCCTGGACGCCCGGCTGCGGTTCGAGCAGGAGCGGATGGAGCAGGAgcggctggagcaggaggagcgggagcggcGCTACCGGGAGCGGGAGGAGCAGATCGAGGAGCACAG GCggaagcagcagagcatggaGGCGGAGGAGGCCCGGCAGCGCCTGAAGGAGCAGTCCATCTTT GGGGAGCAGCAAGAGGAGGACgacaggcagcagctcaggaaaTCAGAGTCGGAGGTCGAG gaggctgctgccaTCATTGCTCAGCGGCCCGACAACCCCCGGGACTTCTTCAAGCAGCAGGAGCGGGTGGCATCGGGCAGCAGCGACGCCGTCTCGCCGGGCAGCCACAGGAtag GTCGTCTGCACTGTCCTTTCATAAAGACAGCTGACAGTGGACcgccttcttcctcctcctcttcctcctcccccccgcgGACCCCCTTCCCCTATATCACCTGCCACCGCACCCCaaatctctcctctttcttcccat GCAGCCACTCGGACGCCTACCGCAAGGCCTCGGCAgcgggctgcagcccctgcgAGTCCAGCCCGGCCGCCACGCTGCTGGGCGAGCCGGGCACCCGTGCCTCGGGCGACGAGACGCCAGCAACGCCCAAAG agtcccccagccccagcacccaggagccCGGGCCAGCCGCCCCCGAGCAGCACTGGCCCTTCCCGGGGCCCGAGGACAAGGCCACCGAGCCCCCGGGGGACGAGCCCAGCCCCAGGCCGGCGTGGACAGCGGGGGGTGACGCCCTGGGGGACCTGGTGACCCTGGAGCCCACCGAGCCCTCCCCGCCACCTGCGGCCGCCgagccccagcctggggagACCCCCAACCCCGAGAGCCTCATCGACCTGTGGCAGAGCGACGGGGCCACCCCCGCCGCTGCCtggcccctgcccgccgcccccgtcCCCGAGGGCCCCCCGGCTGCGCTGCCCGACGAGGGGGCCCTGCTGAGCCTGGACGAGCTGCCCGAGCCCCCCGCCACCTTCTGCGACgcggagcaggaggaggaggaggaggaggaggaggcggcggccggcgggggggaCACCCAGCCCCGGGGGCTCGGCTGCCAGCGGGCCTCCCAGGAGGACGCTCCGGGCCGAGAGACCCCCCCCATCACCAACGGGGAGATGGTCCCCAAGGATGGGACGCCGGGTCGTGGGGAGCAG gccAGCGAGGGCTACTTCAGCCAgtcccaggaggaggaggtgccCCCCACCGAGGAGCCGTCAGccaaagccccccagcccgTCTTCTACAACAAGCCCCCAG AGATCGACATCACGTGCTGGGATACGGACCCCCTgcccgaggaggaggagagcttcGGGGGGGCCCTGTGA
- the DBN1 gene encoding drebrin isoform X2 has product MAGVGFAAHRLELLASYQDVIGEDSPTDWALYTYEDGSDDLKLAASGGGGLLELSGHFEIQKVMYGFCSVKDPQAVLPKYVLVNWVGEDVPDARKCACASHVAKIAEFFQGVDVIVNASSVEDIDPGAIGQRLSNGLARVSSPVLHRLRLREDENAEPVGTTYQKTDATVEMKRLNREQFWEQAKKEEELRKEEERKKALDARLRFEQERMEQERLEQEERERRYREREEQIEEHRRKQQSMEAEEARQRLKEQSIFGEQQEEDDRQQLRKSESEVEEAAAIIAQRPDNPRDFFKQQERVASGSSDAVSPGSHRIGSHSDAYRKASAAGCSPCESSPAATLLGEPGTRASGDETPATPKESPSPSTQEPGPAAPEQHWPFPGPEDKATEPPGDEPSPRPAWTAGGDALGDLVTLEPTEPSPPPAAAEPQPGETPNPESLIDLWQSDGATPAAAWPLPAAPVPEGPPAALPDEGALLSLDELPEPPATFCDAEQEEEEEEEEAAAGGGDTQPRGLGCQRASQEDAPGRETPPITNGEMVPKDGTPGRGEQASEGYFSQSQEEEVPPTEEPSAKAPQPVFYNKPPEIDITCWDTDPLPEEEESFGGAL; this is encoded by the exons GGCCCTCTACACGTACGAGGATGGCTCTGATGACCTGAAGCTGGCAGCATCAGGAG GTGGGGGTTTGCTGGAGCTTTCTGGCCACTTTGAGATCCAGAAGGTGATGTATGGCTTCTGCAGCGTCAAGGACCCCCAGGCTGTGCTCCCTAAATATGTCCTCGTCAACTGG GTGGGCGAGGACGTGCCGGACGCCCGCAAATGTGCCTGCGCCAGTCACGTGGCCAAGATCGCCGAGTTCTTCCAG GGTGTGGATGTCATTGTCAACGCCAGCAGCGTGGAGGACATCGACCCGGGGGCCATCGGGCAGCGGCTCTCCAACGGGCTGGCCCGCGTCTCCAGCCCGGTGCTGCACCGCCTGCGGCTGCGGGAGGACGAGAACGCCGAGCCCGTG GGCACCACTTACCAGAAAACCGATGCCACCGTGGAGATGAAGCGGCTTAACCGGGAGCAGTTCTGGGAACAGGCCAAG AAAGAGGAGGAATTGCGTAAGGAGGAGGAGCGGAAAAAGGCCCTGGACGCCCGGCTGCGGTTCGAGCAGGAGCGGATGGAGCAGGAgcggctggagcaggaggagcgggagcggcGCTACCGGGAGCGGGAGGAGCAGATCGAGGAGCACAG GCggaagcagcagagcatggaGGCGGAGGAGGCCCGGCAGCGCCTGAAGGAGCAGTCCATCTTT GGGGAGCAGCAAGAGGAGGACgacaggcagcagctcaggaaaTCAGAGTCGGAGGTCGAG gaggctgctgccaTCATTGCTCAGCGGCCCGACAACCCCCGGGACTTCTTCAAGCAGCAGGAGCGGGTGGCATCGGGCAGCAGCGACGCCGTCTCGCCGGGCAGCCACAGGAtag GCAGCCACTCGGACGCCTACCGCAAGGCCTCGGCAgcgggctgcagcccctgcgAGTCCAGCCCGGCCGCCACGCTGCTGGGCGAGCCGGGCACCCGTGCCTCGGGCGACGAGACGCCAGCAACGCCCAAAG agtcccccagccccagcacccaggagccCGGGCCAGCCGCCCCCGAGCAGCACTGGCCCTTCCCGGGGCCCGAGGACAAGGCCACCGAGCCCCCGGGGGACGAGCCCAGCCCCAGGCCGGCGTGGACAGCGGGGGGTGACGCCCTGGGGGACCTGGTGACCCTGGAGCCCACCGAGCCCTCCCCGCCACCTGCGGCCGCCgagccccagcctggggagACCCCCAACCCCGAGAGCCTCATCGACCTGTGGCAGAGCGACGGGGCCACCCCCGCCGCTGCCtggcccctgcccgccgcccccgtcCCCGAGGGCCCCCCGGCTGCGCTGCCCGACGAGGGGGCCCTGCTGAGCCTGGACGAGCTGCCCGAGCCCCCCGCCACCTTCTGCGACgcggagcaggaggaggaggaggaggaggaggaggcggcggccggcgggggggaCACCCAGCCCCGGGGGCTCGGCTGCCAGCGGGCCTCCCAGGAGGACGCTCCGGGCCGAGAGACCCCCCCCATCACCAACGGGGAGATGGTCCCCAAGGATGGGACGCCGGGTCGTGGGGAGCAG gccAGCGAGGGCTACTTCAGCCAgtcccaggaggaggaggtgccCCCCACCGAGGAGCCGTCAGccaaagccccccagcccgTCTTCTACAACAAGCCCCCAG AGATCGACATCACGTGCTGGGATACGGACCCCCTgcccgaggaggaggagagcttcGGGGGGGCCCTGTGA